A segment of the Chitinophagaceae bacterium genome:
CTTATAGGTACCACCTCAGTAGAGGTTTCTGAAGTATTAAGCCGAATGTTAAAATTGAGAGGTGTTAAACATAATGTTTTAAATGCAAAACAGCATGGTCGCGAAGCTGAAGTAGTTCAGGAAGCAGGCCTTCCGGGAGCTGTAACTATCGCCACCAACATGGCCGGTAGAGGTACCGACATTAAACTCGGGAAAGGAGTGAAAGAATCAGGTGGTTTAGCAATTCTTGGCTCAGAACGACATGAGTCCAGAAGAATTGACAGACAGTTGAGAGGTCGTGCAGGTAGACAGGGTGACCCCGGATCTTCAATCTTTTACGTCTCTTTAGAGGATAATCTGATGCGATTGTTTGGTTCTGACAGAATCTCCAAATTTATGGACACTTTTGGCTATAAAGATGGTGAAGTTTTGCAGCACCCAACTATTACCAAATCCATTGAAAGAGCTCAGAGAAAAGTAGAAGAAAATAACTTCGGCAGAAGAAAAAAGCTTTTGGAATATGATGATGTAATGAACTCACAGAGAGATGTGATTTATTCTAAAAGGAAAAATGCTTTATTTGGCGACAGACTTTCCATGGATATCAGTCACACCTTTTTTGATGTATTATTGCAACTGATAAACAGAGCAAAGGAAGATCGGGATTTAGATACTTTCAGCCTGGATTTGATACGCTACTTCTCTATTAGTCCTGATATTGAAGAAAATCAATTCCTTAATACCCCGGCCGAACAGTTAGCCGAAGACTTTTATAAATTGGCCGATGAAGCATATAAGAGAAAGCATAAGCAAATTGTAGAAACAGCCATGCCTGTTCTTAAACGTGTTTATGAGCAAAGAGGAGAAAGTGTTCGCTTCATAGGTGTACCTTTCAGTGACGGGCGTAAAACACTGCAAATAGTAGTAGAATTAAAGCCTTGTATTGAGACGGATGGAAAAGATTTGATTAAAACTTTTGAAAAGTCAATCTCCCTTGCATTAATAGATGAAAACTGGAAAGAGCATTTGCGACAAATGGATGAACTTAAAAATTCAGTCCAGATGGCCGTTTATGAGCAAAAAGATCCGCTCCTAATCTATAAGCATGAAGCCTTCAATCTATTTCAAACCATGCTTTTGGAATTGAACTATGAAATGTGTTCTTTCTTATGCAAAGCTAACATCCCGGTTCAACAACCCGAACAAGTTCGAGAAGCTCAGGTAAAAAGGTCAGATTCAAGCCACCTGAAAGCAGGGAGAGATGACATAGCAGGTATTACTACTCCGGGACAACAGGCGCCGCCACAGGGCTCAGCCGGTGGTAGTCCGCAAAGCAAACCGGATCCGATTAAAGTTGGTCCTAAAGTTGGAAGAAATGAACCGTGTCCTTGTGGAAGCGGGAAAAAATACAAACACTGTCACGGTAAGTAAATAATTTACAAATTAACACAATGAAAAAAATCAATGAACGAATCGAGCATACGCTTCTAAAACCCAATTCATCCATTAAAGAAATTAAGTCTTTGTGTGAAGAAGCTGTAAAGCATAACTTTGCCGGTGTATGCGTAATCCCATTTCATGTTAAAACCGCAAGAGAAAAGTTAGGGGAAAACAGTAAGGTAAAGTTAGTAACCGTGGTGGGATTCCCTTTTGGTTACAATTGCACCTCTTCAAAAGTTGAAGAATGTAAAAGAGCCATAAATGATGGAGTTGATGAAATTGATATGGTCATCAATCTGGCTGCTTTAAATGAAAAGAACTACAATTTTGTTTTAAATGACATTCAAAGTGTGGCAACTTATATTCATTTGCAAAATAAAATTGTGAAAGTTATCATCGAAAGTGGAACATTAGACGAGAGTCAAATTAAAAAAGCATGTGAAATTTGTGAAAAAGCAGAAGTCAACTATGTTAAAACCTCTACCGGATTTAATGGTGACGGAGCTTCAGTAGATGCCGTTAAATTAATGAGAGAAGTGCTGCCTAAAAGCATAAAAATAAAAGCTTCCGGTGGAATAAAAGACAAAAAGTTTGCAGAGGAGCTAATCTCAGCCGGAGCAGATCGATTAGGAACCTCTTCCGGAATAAACTTGATTAGCGGATAGTAGAATTTTAATAAATTATTACTATCTTAAACTAATTTTTATTTAATGATGAAC
Coding sequences within it:
- the deoC gene encoding deoxyribose-phosphate aldolase, whose translation is MKKINERIEHTLLKPNSSIKEIKSLCEEAVKHNFAGVCVIPFHVKTAREKLGENSKVKLVTVVGFPFGYNCTSSKVEECKRAINDGVDEIDMVINLAALNEKNYNFVLNDIQSVATYIHLQNKIVKVIIESGTLDESQIKKACEICEKAEVNYVKTSTGFNGDGASVDAVKLMREVLPKSIKIKASGGIKDKKFAEELISAGADRLGTSSGINLISG